In Dermacentor silvarum isolate Dsil-2018 chromosome 10, BIME_Dsil_1.4, whole genome shotgun sequence, the genomic stretch aTCTGTAACAGTCATACAGGTACAAAGTAGAATTTGAAGGGGTAAAGAAAGTTTAAGGagattcataaaaaaaaaaaaaggctatagacaaaaaacatgtgtagcatacctgattaaatcaagcaggacAGTGACtctttgtcaccgccccatttcaaaggaggtgctattaaatcatcatcatcatcatcatcatcatcatcatcatggttatCATTATCGTGTCTCTTCGCGCGCTAGGACGCCTGTATAGGGCTTGTTTCCGCTgcaagctagcaagcgctggcgccGCTCAGTGGTACAGTAGCAGAGTCCAACGCAGCTGGctcgggttcgatcccggcggtaactgtgttctctctctctatctctctctctctctctctctctcatttcttggcgatagctgcgacggacaacggcggcggcagcggcggcggacagCATCGCTAACAAAAATGGCCTTTGGAATGAACCCGTTACAGCTCACGCTATAAAAAGTGAAACAATGACGCGTGTCAATGCTGTCTCTCTCGCAGCGTCGGTCAGCGGCAGCTGGTGTGTCTCGCCCGCGCCCTGCTGCGTGGCTCTAAGGTGCTGCTGCTGGACGAGGCCACCTCGCAGATGGACGGCGACACGGACCGCCTCATCCAGACGACGCTCAGGGAGGCCTTCGGGAACAGCACGCTGATCGCCATAGCACACCGGATACACACCGTGCTCGACTACGACAGGTATACGGGCAATATCGCTCGCCTCACTATTACATTCTAAGCACGCTGTAACTTCCATAAACGTACAGGTTTATACGTACATAAACCACAGCGCTGTGGTGTTTGTTTTCCCTTCTGCTCGTCGTCGTTTTAGCGCTGTCTTTAGCTTCAACATACATTCATGTTAAACCAACTATCCCGGAGAGGCGCGCAATGTTCGTTGACTCAGTGTGCAAGAGCGTCTGGGCAATACGATATTAAGTAATGGTAACAGCAGTGCAAAGGGGTGGGGGTCTGGGATGCTATGGTTATTTTTTCTTTAGATCTGCGTGCACCTATAGCATCGGTGCTACTGATAGTTATAGGGTACGTTTAACCCGAGACTGGTGTCGAAGGCGCTCTTCTCTTGGAATTTTGGGTTACTCGAAGCAATATTGCATATTTTGGCGATGTCACATTGACAGTTATAAGGGCGATTGTACTACATAATTTGAATAAATACGTTTGTTCACTTCTTGCGCTTATGGCTGCTTTGTTCTCGCTTAACATTATCGACAGGGTTCCTCTTCCAGTTCAGTTACACAACATTCAATAAGTAGTTTGGCTTTCtcgtcaacaaaaaaaaaaatagagagagagagaatgacaATCTAACTACTGccataagcacactgcaccgttTGGGAAGCGAACTGCTCTATATGAACGTGGACCGACTTCGCTGCACGTCAAAAACGAACGGTTAAGACGAACCAGGCAATAAAGGGCGCAAGCTGAGAAATGCATCGTCGAAAACATTGAGCGGAATGAACGCGCAGGTAGACGCAATATCTTAAGGTTAGTAAATACAAACGTAGGTTTTTGTACGTATTTGACCTCAACAGcgctttattcttttttttccccttaaaaTAACCTGTACATTAGTAAGGAGATCTTCTGAAACGGAGTTTGCATAACAGGCTGTATAACCGCAATTTCTTGAATGAAAGTGTTCTGACTTGTATTGCCGCGGGCTTGCCTGAACAAAGAAGATATGGTATATCGCCATTGCTTTCAGAATACTCGTCATGGATGACGGAAGAGTGAGGGAGTACGACACGCCCGCCTCTCTGCTCTCCGATCGTAGTAGCTGCTTCTACAGGATGGCCACGGACGCTGGCGTCGCGACCGATCGAAGAGATCACCTGCTCGCCATCACATCGTTGTGACAAGACCTTTCTAAATAAACATTAGATACAGCGAAGCTGCTGCTGAGACTATTCCTGGTGGATGTCGATGACGCCATGTCTTGCATTCCGAGACCAAACACAGTATCAAATTAAAGCCATCTCGTAAATCTATTAGTAGCACTAACACACGATAAGCGTGTGTTAGTGCTACTAAAGCTTCGAAAACACGTGCGAGAACTCCTTTAATGCTAATATCCATAGTCTGACGTAATACTACGAATGTTCAGTAACTATAAGAGACTCCGTTAAAAAAACATGGGCTCACAGTTCAATTCTGACTGTCTGGGGCTCTGTACCGCGTCAGCCAAATCAAAGTATACCACAATTTCTGCATGCCGCCGCCAACGGAATACGGCCGCCGCAGCCATGACCCGTTCACGCGATCGCGTGCTCAGCCACAAAGCgtcattgggcctcttcgattatgcagtCTCGGACTGTGCGCAAACCGTATGCGGCTTCCGGgctgactagccctgacagaagaaCACGTCAGAGTCACGTGATCCAGTTGTCGGGGACCGTTCGAAGTTTCGTTCGCAAGCACCGCGACCCGAAGTCACTTccctggctgccgtcgtctgtTCGTAGCTACTCCTAGATAGCCCCCTACCAAGCGAATTCATTAGTGAGGCCTCCGagatggtgcagtctcagaggcctCGTCGCCGACGCAACCATAAAGATTCCATAGTGCAATCGCAGCTTGAGCGCATATATGACGTgttcgcaaagcgcagtttacGTCGCGCTCTCGCTCTTCGCGCCCCTTAACCGCTGTATTTAAACTAGCTCATCGACGTTGAAACTTAATAGCTGCCCGCCTTAATTAACTAGCTTATTTAACTCTAGTCCGACCGCAAATTGAGTACGCCTCATATGAAATGCGCATTAAAAATATCTCGCCGACCTCCTCCAAGGCATCCAGAATCTAACGACGCACATCTCATGACTTGCAATCGAAGAGCGGTGAACATTTTCCATTGCTTTGTTCAGAAGAATTAGGACTCTATTCTTTTCCCCTAAGCACTGATGGCGTTGAGCTGACGATTTTGTAGTTAAGCTTATATCATTTGTTGCGGGACCCCTGGTTGCATCTTAATTGTTAATCATTTCGGGGAATGACCATTTAGGCATTTTCACCTTATTGCAATCACGCCACTTGACAATTGTTTTACTTGTGTTAATATAAAGTGTGTTCCTGTGTCTAGCAGCtgcctttgttttctttctgccTCCGAGGCAGCCCCTCGGTTGGTAAATAACGCTAGAACATAACAGTTACAAAGGAGTCCTGTAGAAATAGCCGACGAAGGTCACCTAGCTGCAGATAAGATTTTGATGACCGACAGGctctgctcgccgctatcgttgagCTTGAGTGTTACTGGTCTTTCTTGGTACAAGTTCGCTAAATAAAGAGATAGCTTCGTGAATAGCACTTATGCCTCTGTAGGGTCCCTTACCGTCACTACTATGTCAGAATGTCAATACCATAAGGATATTTATTGCAACAGCCGAGCAGATTTTTGTGCGAGGCATAACACTAGTATTTCGTATCTGAGTTCTCACAACTGCACCGTACGCTATGGCGGACTCCGTAAAAGGGTCCACAGTTGAACCTTAGAAATCCGTAAACACTATTGCTTAGCCAGAAAAATTACAACTTGATCACCTTCATTTCTGGCCATGGAGTCtacatttgtacaaaaaaaaaaagaaaactcattCGGCCTAAAAATTTAGTACAGTAATATAAATATTGACCAATTTGTCTGCTGACCTATTCACAACTAAAACTTCCCTCCATCATGTCAAAAATGCTGCTGTAGGATTTGAATTAATTTTTATTTAACCGCAACAGTGGCGAAATTGTCGACCGTCCTCCTGGTATGGAGGAGGTAATAAGTTCAAATGCGGGTGCCGCCGGAAATACACCGCATTTTATAATTTGTAGAGATGTCCCCCGGCCTAATGTTCCGCTACTTGTGGGAGTTAAATTGTCAAGGGGGGCCCTGTAGAGATTGCAAAGCCTCAGGGTGCCCCGTGTCCAACCAGAGACGGCTTTGCAGTAGAGCATCCACCGCGGGTGTCGGAGGCTGACGAGAGCTGCCGCCGAGAACCTACCGggaaaataggtacaagcgcgctctcGGACAGGTACTCGGCCAATATATGTGACATCAGCGCCTGGGAAGGACGCCCATTTTATGGGAAATCGGCGCCATGGGACCAGCAGACATCCTTTTGACATTTGTGCGCTGTTTTGTTCGTCTTGGTTCACGCTCACCTAGCGTACCCGTTTGTGCGAGCCTCTCCAAAGCAGCGAACCCCCGGAATGTCAGATGACTGGCTTAAATCAGAATTTCTAGTTATCTAACTCattttatcaaaaaaaaaatcatgaaccattccactctgtcttgaagcacagctatggtctgtccatcgggcccgcgacgcagcagaaaggctcggcctttctgtaccgacgtgggagcggcccgctacgtgctgacgcgcgttccgaaggaccttcataaagttttatcataccatcatcattccactctgtgaaggtgaacgaccagcgaagctgtttagcacatgacaCAGAGGTGGCACAGAATTTTGACCAaatacgaacatatttattgtcctaaTCGGGTGCCATGccgacgataggtacgcacacacattacCGTACATACTTATTGTCCTGATCGGGTGCCATGCTGACGACAGTTACGCACACACATTACcatatcacctctgttattaaatctgtccgtcacgtaagacaatgaatggctcatgccctcTTAAGTAATCGCTCATACCCCcgcagagaaagaaaaataaacgcggtttccccatcacgacgacaaaagagaagtgaaattctacgctggaatgatgagcggcaacggagccagctttggaagaagaggacgacaacgaacgcgcgagcagtggcacgagcgcgttcgcgcggttgcgccgagcggcgccaacgaggcagctgtggaagaagacgacactcGTGCCATTTctggtgatgatagtttttgttgacggacacgaaaaaagCACGGAACCCTAGCTATAAagagctccgctgtaaaaagatatatcgttgcgttgctaagcccgAGGACGTGGGAAcacatcccggccacggcagctacATTTCGGCAGGAGCGCTATGCGAAAACTCCAGTgcgttaggtgcacgttaacccTTTAATACCGAAATTAActccaaaaaaaaaacgtactaaATTTCCCAAGTTTTTATTACTCATGATGTTTTTAAGTCATTGTGATTCTCAAAATATATTACTTCATTGGTTTCTTGTTAGAAGTaacacagaaataaaaaaataaaagttgaTCTTGAGGGCAGCTTTtaaaatcatatcgtggttcgGGCACTTAAAACCCCCAGAATTAATTATAATATGCGTAGGACCTTCTGGGGCTAATTTTGACCACACGGGGACCAAAAAGGAGCGACCGGATCAAAGTACACCGGCGTTTCTGCATGTTGTCGATATTATAATACGGTCGCTGATGACGGGGCTCGAACTCGTGTTTTGGTGGCCAGCCACAAAACGCCACTGCCACCCTACAGGGATGAAATAAAATTTTCTTTGATAGCTGTTCTAAAAATgattcagaagaaaaaaaaagacaatctaCAGGATACGTTTCATCACAAATATTATACAACTGAGAAAAAATTACAACATGGAAGAACGCTACAACTTTTCTAATAAACAACGTGTGTGACGGCGAGTATTTAACAAGCACCGTCAGTGTTCGGAACATTTTGAGCGAGATTTCCATTAAGTTATTATATATAGCATTGAATTGACTCATGTGGGTCGGTTTAAATTGTGATAAGTCTcgtgtactaaaaaaaaaaaacattgctgtagcaaacaaacgaacaaaggATATTAAAAAAATGTATTCAGCATCTGTTCCATCTGCTGCTCCGGGGCAGAATCGCATTGCATGCGGTGGTGACTGGAGCGTCGTGTTCCCTGCGACCTGCCAAGCCGCGCTGTGTAGAGTGAAGGTCAGTGATGGAAAGCTATTCAGATCCGGTGAGTACAGCACAGCTTGTTGCATTGGTTCACTGTACTGTAACTGTGAAGCACTTttgacgcgacagcgttaagggccccgtgtcgcagaaaatccgacgtctgcgccggcgtggatgtcggcgtccgcggcgaagaaaatcatcccaGTCACCCCGACCGCGCCGACcccccgcgtggcgcaaggtgttagcgaaggatagggagcctacatgtaaacgctgttttattgcgaagagcgataacaacagtaagaaaatattgcggctagtgagcgtcggtaattcaatccgaagcgccgtccgttttagctttgaagtgagccagaaaaggcctagcggcgatatcggcgccgtcgagcgatcggctgcggtggcggtgaggctaccgcacaaatgggtctCGGTCttatcctctctacggcaaggaaatctcgccgttcgcgaggaaaaccgccgtcgaatggcggcccgcgaatggcaaacggcatgcggcgagttaccgtgccggtaacggggacgtggactcagcgcttctcgcctacccgctgttgctgcggtgccggccagtgttcatgcgaagcgtgccgctatagaccctgtgttgcgcgctcgtctagaagtgccaacactgtcgcactctgttcgcgcagttaatcagaccgctaagcgcgactgtgttggaacgcgagcgatttggcacttgcgttgcgggctgtaattaccgattcgcaagggcgcacaagcgagcaacacgacaacgaagagcagggagcgcacgtacctgctagcagacaaaccggaagtcataGGTTCTTGTTCGATGCAGTGGGCATCGTCACCGACggtgacatcaccagattcaccctgctgacatcgtggcgaccgctggggataccggaaaggccaggagaggaggacggcattgctttttctctttctttctttctctctctctttctttctttctttgttttttttttttttttttgattttgtggcgcaCCCGCGGcacgtagcgctgcagcgtttggcattgttgatcatgacggcattctgaactcgatgcgcgtgtttacttgaaatgttccaaaaatatctgaggtggtttaggggccctttaaaggcgAAGCGCCCTCCAGTTTTTTCGCCACGCAACACAGTTGTTCACATGACGTTGGAGAAATGGGATGGTAAAATTGGGGTCTTACAAGGGATGTCTAAAAGTAAGGCAACGACTTGTCGTGCTGACGAAGCCGAAGTGCCGTTGcggaagttctttttttttttttcttttttttttttaaggacgACGACAAAGACGTGAGAATAGAACTCGCGATAACAGACAAGCGCATGACTGGCAAACAAGAGCTTAATATTCCTAGTAGAAGCATCAGTGAAGATGAGCACATCCGAGAAGGAAAATAGAAACGCGATAGAAACAAGGACAAGACGACTACACAGGACTGTCGCTTGAGCATATATTTATCGTGACTAAACAAAAGAAAAGGTTCACGAAGCAAACTCACAATCACGAAAATAGAGGTACAAGGAAGCATCACTACTGCTTACCAGTACTACTGCTCAAGATAGTATAAGTGTGTGTCACCAGGAAATACTGTGGTTTGTGGGTCCAGTGTCACGCGTATGAAGCTTTCACAGGCTACGATAACCGAGTTTAGACGAGTTTCTGCGTGATCTCCCCCAAGCATCCTTTGAGCAAAGCGACTTGCGTCGAGGATGACCAGACGTCGCAGATGACGGTGTGGTTTAACACTGTGGTTTAGGGCTAATTAGTACATACTTCATATGCATGAAGCGGTGCGCAATGAACAAGCGTTGTGACCCTTTAAAACAACGTTTATGCGTCTTTCGGTAATTTAAATTAAGCGATTACACAACGCTGGCATCTAC encodes the following:
- the LOC119466634 gene encoding ATP-binding cassette sub-family C member 3-like — translated: MNLDPTCSHSDDQLWQALRNVHLELLVKGHPAGLDMETADGGTNLSVGQRQLVCLARALLRGSKVLLLDEATSQMDGDTDRLIQTTLREAFGNSTLIAIAHRIHTVLDYDRILVMDDGRVREYDTPASLLSDRSSCFYRMATDAGVATDRRDHLLAITSL